TTCAGGCCGCAGGCGCCGCGCCCCTCGTCACCGGCAGGCCATGCCCGAATCCCGAGACTGTGGCGACCGCTATAAGGATCGGGAACCCGGTCAGCGCGCACCTTGCCAAAGAAGCCGTGGCGCAGTCGGGGGGGGAGTTCAACTCCGTTACCGACGAAGAGATTCTCGCCGCTCAGAAGCTCCTCTCGTCGAAAGGAGGGCTATTCGCCGAGCCCGCCTCCTGCGCGCCTCTTGCGGGGCTCATAAAGTTGAAAAAAGAGGGGCGGCTGCCCGACGGCATCACGGCGGCTATGATACTGACGGGAAACGGGCTGAAGGATCCCAACACGGCCATGTCGCAGGTCGGGCGCCCGATAGAGATAGGCGACAGCCTTGACGAACTGTTGGAGGTGATGAAGGGGTGAACCCTCTTATCACGCTGAGAGTGCCGGCGACGAGCGCAAACCTCGGTTCCGGCTTCGACGCGATAGGCATGGCGGTCTCTTTATACAACATTTTCAAGGTGATGGAGATACTGCCGCGCGGAGAATATAAGATCGAGGCGCACGGAGAGGGGAGCCGCGAGCTTTCCCAACCCAAGGCCAACCTCGTCGTGGCGGCCTACGAAGAGACTTGCCGCCGCTGGAATGTCGAAGGGCCGGGCTTTTCGCTCTGGTGCCACAACATCATCCCTCTCTGCCGCGGGCTCGGAAGCTCCGCCGGCGCAGTCGTGGCCGGAGTGCTGATCGCGAAGCACCTTACGGGGCATGAGGCGGACGACGACGAACTGCTGCGCGAGATGACGCTCATCGAGGGGCATCCGGACAACGTTGCGCCCTGCTATCTCGGCGGGATGGTCGTCAGCTGCTGGGATGGGAAGGACCTTCGCTACGTGAATCTTCCGGCGCTTCCCCCCGAGGTGCTCTGCGTAGCGGCCGTGCCGGACGAGCGGGTAAAGACCTCCGACGCGCGCGACGCCCTGCCGAAAGAGGTAGCCTTCTCGGACGCCGTCTTCAACGTCGGGCGCGCCGCTCTGCTTACAGCGGCCTGGGCTACAGGCAAATGGGATTATCTGAAATGGGGGATGGACGACAAACTGCATCAGCCATACCGCAGCAAGCTTTTCTCCGGCGGCGACGTGATATTTTCGCGCGTCCAGGAGCTGCCAGAATGCCTTTCCGTGGCTATAAGCGGCTCCGGCCCCTCTGTGATAGCCCTCGTCAGAGGCACTACTCACCGCGTCGCGGAGGCTATGTGCCGCACCTTTACGGAATACGGCGTCCGTTCGCAGTTCTTCGTCCTCGACGGCAGCGCGCAGGGCGCGCGCGTCGACCTGAGCATGGAGCTGCCGGACGCTTTGAAGAACGTGGGGGTGAAGTAAATGGAATGGGAAAAATTACCTCTCACCGTCCTTAAGTTCGGTGGCTCGTCGGTCGCCGACTCAAATAGAATGAGGCACGTGGCGCAGATAGTTAAAAAAACACGCGAAGAAGGCTACCGCGTCGCGGTGGTAGTCTCCGCTATGGGAAACACCACAGACGAGCTTCTCGCGCTCGCGAGCGACGTCGCGACTGAAAAGGACGGGCGCGAAATGGATCAGCTGCTCGCAACGGGCGAACAGCAGAGCGTCGCGCTTCTTTCCCTCGCGATAAAGCAGCAGGGAATACCGGCTCAGTCCTTCACGGCGCTGCAGGCCGGGATAAAGGCTGAGGGCTTCCCGATGGAGGGACGCATCTACAGAATCGAACCGGAGGCGGTCGAACGCGCGCTGAACGAAGGCACGGTCGCCGTAGTAACCGGCTTTCAGGCTATAACGGACAACGGCGACGTGATCACCCTCGGACGCGGAGGCTCGGACCTCTCGGCCGTCGCCCTCGCCGCTTCGCTCGGCGCCGAGTCCTGCCGCCTGCTGAAAGACGTGACCGGCATCATGAGCGGGGACCCGCGCGTCGTAAAGAATCCAAAGAAGCTTCGCCAGCTTGGATTTGACGAGTGCATGGAGATGGCGGTGCAGGGCGCGAAGGTCCTGCAGGCCCGCAGCGTCGAAGTGGCGGCGCGCTATAACGTGCCGCTCTACGTCGGTTCAAGTTTTATCGAAGAGGAGGGAACGTGGGTAATGAGCAACCCCGTAACAGAAGGATTAATTGTTAAAGCCGTGATACAGGATATGAAGGTGGCGAAGGTCGTGCTGCTCGGCGTTCCGGACATCCCGGGCGTCGCGGCGCGCCTCTTCGCGGAGCTCGCGGCGAAGGGAGTCGGAGCGGAGATGATCATCCAGAACAACATGCGCGGCGGTGTCAACGACATCGGCTTCCTCGTCAAGAAGACGAACCTTGAAGAGGCGAGCCAGGTCTGCCGCAAAATATGCCGCGAAATAGACGCGCAGGGCGTCTCCTTCGACACGGAGATCGCGCGCGTCTCGATAGTGGGCGCGGGCATCGCCAACCACCCGGAGATTCCCTCGAAGATGTTCAATATACTCGCGGAGGCCGGGATCAACATAGAGATGATCGCGTCGACGGCGCTGGCGATCACCTGCATAGTCGGAAGCGCGCGCGCCGAAGACGCGGTAAGGGAGCTTCACGATCACTTTATAGACGAGGTGGCCTTCTGATGAGCGGTAAAAAAGTCGCCGTACTCGGCGCGACGGGACTCGTCGGCCGCGAAATGCTCAAAACGCTCGAGCAGAGAAAATTTCCCGTTTCCGAATTGATTCCCCTCGCCTCACTGCGCTCGGCGGGGACAAAGATAAAATTCTGCGGCGAAGAATTGACGGTTCGCGCGGTAGATAAAGATTCCTTCAAAGGCGCCGATATCGCTATCTTCTCCGCCGGCGGCGGGACTTCTAAGCAGTGGGCGCCGATCGCGGCCGCAAGCGGCGCGACGGTCGTCGACAACAGCTCGGCGTGGCGCATGGACGAGGAGGTTCCGCTGATCGTTCCCGAGATAAACCCGGATGATAGATCGATGGCGAAGAAGGGCATCATCGCAAACCCAAACTGCTCGACGATACAGGCCGTCGTCGTCCTTTATCCGCTGCACAGGGCCGCCGGACTCAAATATATAAACGTCAGCACCTATCAGTCGGTCGCAGGGACCGGCAAAGCGGCGCTCGATTCGCTGCGCGGCGGCTCGCTCGCGGCGCTGAAGGGCGAGGATTACCATGACGCCGTCTACCCGCACAATATAGCGTACAACCTTCTGCCCCACATCGGCGCCTTCGACGACGAAGGAATATCCGAGGAGGAGTGGAAGATGGTGAACGAGTCGCGCAAAATCATGCACACGCCGGAACTGCGCGTCAGCGGCATCACGGTGCGAGTTCCGATATTCCGCTGCCACGGCGAAAGCGTCACCGCGCAGTTCGAACGCCCGCTCGCGCCGGAGGAAGCGCGCGAAATACTCAAAGGCGCGCCCGGCGTCGTCGTTCAGGACGACCCGAAGAGGGCCGTCTATCCGCTGCCGAGAGAGACCGCCGGCGAGGACGACGTCAGAGTCGGGAGGATACGCCGCGACACGGGGCTCGACAACGCGCTCGCGATGTGGATAGTCGGAGACAATCTAAGAAAGGGTGCGGCCCTCAACGCCGTACAGATAGCGGAGCTGCTTTAGGGGCGTCCCTTCGCCCACGCAAAGATTCGGCCTCGCTTCGGCGGGGCCGTTTTTCTCGGGCTGAGCTCCGCCCCTGCGCGGCTCAGCCCGATTTTTATATCGGCGGTGCTGAGTTTATGATAAAATATAACGTGCGATAAAGTTTGCGGCAGAAGGAGAGGCGCTGTGATGGAAATATATCGCAACCCGCGGAAGATAACAGAATATCTTACCGCTTGGATAAGGGAAAAATTCGGGAATGCAGGAATGAAAAGCGCAGTGCTCGGCATCAGCGGGGGCGTAGACTCCGCAGTGCTGGCTGCGCTCCTCGCGAGAGCGCTCGGAGCAGAGAACGTCATAGGAGTCATGATGCCGTGCCACAGCATGAGCATAGACGAAGAATACGCTGAACTTCTTGCAAAATCCCTCGGAATAAAAACTATAAAAACAGACCTTTCCGCGGCTTACGACGCCCTTACGGCCGAATACGAAAAATCCTTCGGCGGCTTAAGCGGGCTCGCCTACGCGAATATCAAGCCGCGCCTGCGCATGGCGACCCTTTACGCGATAGCCCAGCAAAGGAGCTGTCTCGTATGCGGCGGCGGAAATAAGGACGAGATCACGTTCGGATATTTCACCAAACACGGGGACTCCGGCGTCGACCTGCTGCCCCTCGCCGACCTCCTGAAGGGCGAGGTGTGGGCCGTGGCGAAATATCTCGGCGTCCCCCGGCAGATAATCGACCGCCCTCCTACCGCGGCCCTCTGGGAAGGGCAGACGGATGAAAAAGAGATGGGCGTCACTTACGCGGAGCTCGACCGCTATATCGCAACGGGCGAAGCGAGGCCGGAAGTCAAGGAAAGAATCGAAAGAGCGAAAAGGTGCTCCGAACATAAAAGGGCATTTGCCGCTATAGCAAAACTGCCCGAAAACCTTTAGCATCAATTTTTCAAATTATTCTATGAGGTGATTTTCTTGTCAGGACATTCACATTGGGCCGGAATTAAACACAGGAAGGCGGCGCAGGACGCAAAGAAGGGCGTGGCTTTCCAGAAATTGGTCAAGGACATCATAGCGGCTGCGAAAGAGGGCGGCGGAGACCCGAACAGCAACTTCCGCCTGAAAGTCGCGGTGGAGCGCGCGAAGGCCGGAAACGTCCCCGTCGACAATATCGAACGCGGAATAAAGCGCGGAACTGGTGAGCTCGGCGGCCCGATGGAGGAAGTCTACTACGAAGGCTACGGACCGAATGGAGTGGCCGTTATGGTGCAGGCGATGACCGACAACAGGAACCGTACCGCGCCGGACATCCGCTCCCTCTTCACGAAGAGCGGCGGCGCCATCGGCGAAATGGGCTGTGTCGCATGGAACTTCGACCGCAGAGGCGTCATCGAGATTGCAGGCGAAGGCATCGACGAGGAGAGCCTTATGATGACGGCTCTCGACGCGGGTGCGGACGACCTGGAGGCGAACGAAGAGGGCTACGAGATATCGTGCGATCCGAACGTCCTATCACAGGTCGGCGAGGCGCTGAAAGGCGCCGGCTACAACATCGAGACGATGGAAGTCAGCATGATACCGAAAAACACGGTAGCGATAAGCAACAAGTCGGACGCCGCTAAGATGCTCGCGATGGTCGAGCGCTTCGAGGAGCACGACGACGTCCAGGCCGTTTACGCGAACTTCGAGATACCGGAAGACATACTTGCAGAGATCGAATAGCGGGATTTTGCGCGCTCTCGGCATCGACCCCGGGCTCGGGACTCTGGGCTACGGGGTCGTTTCGCAGTCGGGAAACGATCTGATCTGCGAGGCCTACGGCGTTATAAGGACATCGGCGAAGCTTTCGCTCTCCGCGCGGCTTTCCCGCCTTTACGACGGGCTGCGGGCCGTCGCGAAGGAATTTCCGCCGGGCATGGTAGCGGTAGAAAAGCTCTTCTTCGGCCGCAACGTCACTACCGCGGAAATGGTCTGGCAGGCCCGCGGCGTCGTCCTTCTCTTCGCCGCTCAGCTCGGCTTCGAGCCATACGAGATAAAGCCGAGCGAGGTAAAGCTCGCGGTCTGCGGCTACGGCGGCGCCGAAAAGGCACAGGTGCAGGGGATGGTGGCGCAGCTCTTAGGCCTTGAAAAGAATCCGAGCCCCGACGACGCGGCCGATGCGCTGGCGATCGCGATAGCGGGGATCGCCGTGAGAAGCTACGACAGAAACATTATGAAAGGATACTGAGATGATAAACTTTCTGCGGGGCACACTCGCCTCTATAGAAAAGGAGAGCATAGTCCTCGACGTCTCCGGCTTCGGCGTCGAGATCTACCCGACGAGGGCGCTGCTTGCGTCAGCGGCCCTGGGAGAGGAGATGAAATGCCTGGCGTACATGCAGATAAGCGACGCCGGGCTTTCTATGTTCGGCTTCGCGTCGCAGGAGGAAAAAGATTTCTTCCTCGACCTGCTGCAGGTCAAGACGGTAGGAGGAAAGCTCGCGATAGCGCTTATGCGCTATCTCGACCTCGGCAGCATAATAGACGCGATAAGAAACGGCAACGTTTCGATGCTCTCCGTCCCCGGGCTCGGCGCGAAGCGCGCAGAGCGAATCTGCTTCGAGCTAAAGGCGAAAATAGAGAAGAAATTCGTCGGGCTCTCCGCTGTGGGAATATCGGCCGTGGCTTCCTTCGATTCGTCCGTCACGGACGCGCTGAGCGGGCTCGGCTTTTCGCACGGCGAATGCGCGCGCGCGATAGCTATGGCGAAGGCCCAGGCCGAGGACGACGTAAAATGGACCGAGGAGAGCCTGCTTAAGGCCTCTCTCGGCATTCTGCAGCGCAGATAGGCGGATGAAAATGGAAGATGAAAACAGGCAGCGGCACAAACTCATAGAGACGATGCGGCGCGAAAAAGAGGACGAGGTCGCTACGCTGCGCCCTCAGGAGCTGAACGACTTTATCGGACAGAGCGGACTTAAGGACAAACTGACGATATTCATGAAGGCGTCGCTGCAGCGCGGCGAGCCTCTCGACCACACGCTTTTCTACGGCCCTCCCGGCCTTGGAAAGACTACTCTCGCGGGCATCATCGCGAAGGAAATGAAGGGCACGCTGCGCATGACGACCGGCCCCGCGCTCGAAAGGGCCGGAGATTTGGCGGCCATACTGTCGAACATACAGCCGAACGACGTGCTCTTCATCGACGAGATTCACAGGATGGCGCCGAACATCGAAGAAAT
This DNA window, taken from Synergistes jonesii, encodes the following:
- the ruvC gene encoding crossover junction endodeoxyribonuclease RuvC; this encodes MQRSNSGILRALGIDPGLGTLGYGVVSQSGNDLICEAYGVIRTSAKLSLSARLSRLYDGLRAVAKEFPPGMVAVEKLFFGRNVTTAEMVWQARGVVLLFAAQLGFEPYEIKPSEVKLAVCGYGGAEKAQVQGMVAQLLGLEKNPSPDDAADALAIAIAGIAVRSYDRNIMKGY
- the ruvA gene encoding Holliday junction branch migration protein RuvA, encoding MINFLRGTLASIEKESIVLDVSGFGVEIYPTRALLASAALGEEMKCLAYMQISDAGLSMFGFASQEEKDFFLDLLQVKTVGGKLAIALMRYLDLGSIIDAIRNGNVSMLSVPGLGAKRAERICFELKAKIEKKFVGLSAVGISAVASFDSSVTDALSGLGFSHGECARAIAMAKAQAEDDVKWTEESLLKASLGILQRR
- a CDS encoding YebC/PmpR family DNA-binding transcriptional regulator, translating into MSGHSHWAGIKHRKAAQDAKKGVAFQKLVKDIIAAAKEGGGDPNSNFRLKVAVERAKAGNVPVDNIERGIKRGTGELGGPMEEVYYEGYGPNGVAVMVQAMTDNRNRTAPDIRSLFTKSGGAIGEMGCVAWNFDRRGVIEIAGEGIDEESLMMTALDAGADDLEANEEGYEISCDPNVLSQVGEALKGAGYNIETMEVSMIPKNTVAISNKSDAAKMLAMVERFEEHDDVQAVYANFEIPEDILAEIE
- a CDS encoding aspartate kinase, producing MEWEKLPLTVLKFGGSSVADSNRMRHVAQIVKKTREEGYRVAVVVSAMGNTTDELLALASDVATEKDGREMDQLLATGEQQSVALLSLAIKQQGIPAQSFTALQAGIKAEGFPMEGRIYRIEPEAVERALNEGTVAVVTGFQAITDNGDVITLGRGGSDLSAVALAASLGAESCRLLKDVTGIMSGDPRVVKNPKKLRQLGFDECMEMAVQGAKVLQARSVEVAARYNVPLYVGSSFIEEEGTWVMSNPVTEGLIVKAVIQDMKVAKVVLLGVPDIPGVAARLFAELAAKGVGAEMIIQNNMRGGVNDIGFLVKKTNLEEASQVCRKICREIDAQGVSFDTEIARVSIVGAGIANHPEIPSKMFNILAEAGINIEMIASTALAITCIVGSARAEDAVRELHDHFIDEVAF
- the nadE gene encoding NAD(+) synthase; its protein translation is MEIYRNPRKITEYLTAWIREKFGNAGMKSAVLGISGGVDSAVLAALLARALGAENVIGVMMPCHSMSIDEEYAELLAKSLGIKTIKTDLSAAYDALTAEYEKSFGGLSGLAYANIKPRLRMATLYAIAQQRSCLVCGGGNKDEITFGYFTKHGDSGVDLLPLADLLKGEVWAVAKYLGVPRQIIDRPPTAALWEGQTDEKEMGVTYAELDRYIATGEARPEVKERIERAKRCSEHKRAFAAIAKLPENL
- a CDS encoding aspartate-semialdehyde dehydrogenase, producing MSGKKVAVLGATGLVGREMLKTLEQRKFPVSELIPLASLRSAGTKIKFCGEELTVRAVDKDSFKGADIAIFSAGGGTSKQWAPIAAASGATVVDNSSAWRMDEEVPLIVPEINPDDRSMAKKGIIANPNCSTIQAVVVLYPLHRAAGLKYINVSTYQSVAGTGKAALDSLRGGSLAALKGEDYHDAVYPHNIAYNLLPHIGAFDDEGISEEEWKMVNESRKIMHTPELRVSGITVRVPIFRCHGESVTAQFERPLAPEEAREILKGAPGVVVQDDPKRAVYPLPRETAGEDDVRVGRIRRDTGLDNALAMWIVGDNLRKGAALNAVQIAELL
- the thrB gene encoding homoserine kinase — protein: MNPLITLRVPATSANLGSGFDAIGMAVSLYNIFKVMEILPRGEYKIEAHGEGSRELSQPKANLVVAAYEETCRRWNVEGPGFSLWCHNIIPLCRGLGSSAGAVVAGVLIAKHLTGHEADDDELLREMTLIEGHPDNVAPCYLGGMVVSCWDGKDLRYVNLPALPPEVLCVAAVPDERVKTSDARDALPKEVAFSDAVFNVGRAALLTAAWATGKWDYLKWGMDDKLHQPYRSKLFSGGDVIFSRVQELPECLSVAISGSGPSVIALVRGTTHRVAEAMCRTFTEYGVRSQFFVLDGSAQGARVDLSMELPDALKNVGVK